A stretch of DNA from Nitrospira sp. KM1:
ATTGGCCCAATCTGCTGCATGAAGCGATGACCCTCAATGACGTGGGGAACGAACGGCACGACGCCTATATCCGCATTACCCTGTCCAGAGGGCCCGGAGACATTGGACTAGATCCGGCTCTCTGCCCCACCCCTACTCTCGTCATCATGAGCAAAGCCCTTGTCCGACCCTCCTTGAAGGCTTACGCAGACGGCATGAGTATCATCGTGGCTGCCACGAGACGCAACCTTTCGACTGCCTTGGATCCGCGAATCAAGGCCACGAATTTTCTGAATAATATCATGGCAAAACGTGAGGCAATCCTGGCCGGTGCATCCGATGCGGTGATGCTCAATGGGAATGCTCACCTGACGGAATGTACGGTCAGCAACATTTTCTTTGTCAAAGATGGCAAACTCTGCACGCCATCTCTGACCTGCGGCATTCTGGATGGGATTACACGAGAAATTGTCTTATCACTTGGTACGGAGGCCGGTATTCCAATTGAGGAAGGAATTTTCGACGCACAAATGCTGAGCCAAGCCGATGAATGTTTCTTGACGAATACTTCGATGGAAATCATGCCCGTCACGCAGGTAGACGGTAGACTTGTCGGCAGCGGACACCCGGGACCCCTTACTATCAAACTACAGCACCTTTTTGCCGCCAACCGTGGCCGGTTCACGGCTAAATAGTTAGATCCATTGGTCAAATCGTCCTTGCTCTTCGCGAGCTTAGGTCTATTCCCGCATGCGCGATGCATTTTCTTGACAGGAGGCTAGCTACTGCTATCGTTGAAAGCATGACTATGTCTATTTCGGCATACGTATGCCTGCTGGCACGGAAAGGCAGGCGGACCTCTATCGGACTTCTGGTGGCGAGTTTTCTTATTTGGGGCTGTGCGGATCAGATCTCGGCCGAGATCTACCAATACGTTGGACCGAACGGAACGATTTCACTCACAAATGTGCCCAGCGATGCCCGCTATCGTCGGTTTGAAATGGACGCGGCTCAATTCCCCTCTGTGATTTCCGAACGGGAGCTTGAGCCTCTCATCCGCCGTCATTCAACACAACAACAACTGCATCCGGCCCTCATCCGGGCGGTGATCAAAGCAGAATCCAACTTTGACCCGCGAGCGGTGTCCCGGGCAGGAGCGATCGGCCTCATGCAACTGATGCCTCAGACGGCAATACGAATGGACGTGCGCGACCTCTACGATCCAGAGGATAACGTGGCCGGCGGGACGCGGTATCTACGTCAACTCCTGGACCGCTTTCACGGCAACCTACCCCTTGCACTGGCGGCCTATAACGCCGGCGAAAGCGTTGTCGAGCGGTACCAGGCTCTGCCACCCATTGCCGAAACTCGCCAGTATGTGAAGAAAGTGCTCCGATACTACCGCACGTTTCTGGTTCGTGACGGAGTGATTACCGAACGACCCATCAGCCGGTACGCCCCCGCAAGGTCAGTAGCAGCCCCTGAGACTTCCGAGATCGTTTCTCGCTGAACGCGCTGTCGATCGACAGGCGGCTGTGTTCCTGCCAGCCTGCGCGCTTCTCTTGTGGAAAGTCCGATCGGTAATGTGCTCCTACGCTGTTTTCCCTCCAGAGTGCCGCTTCCGCGATGCACTGTCCGACCTGGATCATGTTTTTGACTTCCAGCGCGGCGCGACTCGAGAACGGTTGCGCCGTGATCTGAGCCCATCGTGATAGTTGGGCGCAGGCGCGAATGAGTGATTCTCCCGAGCGAATGACACCGACCTGGCCCCACATGGTCCGTCGGAGCGAGCTGCGAATTTTTTCAACATCCTCCACAGAGCCGAGGTGTTCGGACCTGAGAGCCGCTTCATGAGCGGCCAGCGACGGCACGGCGTGACGCGCCGCATAGTCCATAGCAGCTCCCGCAGCGCGTGCTCCGAACACTAAACCCTCAAGCAGCGAATTGCTCGCCAATCGGTTGGCGCCATGCACCCCGCTGCAGGCCACTTCTCCGGCAGCGAAGAGTCCGGGTACCGTCGTCGCTCCGTGCAAGTCGGTCCAAGCACCGCCCATCACATAGTGGGCGCTTGGGGATACCGGAATCCACTCTTCCGTAATGTCGATGTCATATCGAAGACACGTTGCATAAATAGTCGGAAACCGGCGTTTGATGAAGTGCGACCCGAGGTGCGTCACATCGAGATACACATGCCGCGCCTTGGTTGCCGCCATTTCGGCCCAAATCGCCCGCGAGACAATGTCCCTGGGTGCCAACGCTCCCATCGGATGGTATCGATCCATGAACAGTTCGCCCTTCGTATTGCGGAGACGGGCTCCTTCGCCCCTCATCGCTTCCGACAAAAGAAACGGGGGTGAGGACGGCAAGTAGAGCGCGGTCGGATGGAACTGAATAAATTCCATGTCCTGCAGGACCGCTCCCGCTCGAAGCGCCATCGCCATTCCGTCTCCAGTCGCATTGGCAGGATTCGTCGTCCGGGCGTAGAGTTGTCCGGCACCTCCCGTCGAAAGTACGACGGCTTTGGCGGGAAGGATGAACCGCTTGCCTGAATGCTCATCCAGAACGAGCGCGCCACCGCATCTTCCCGATTCAACAACCAGATCGATTGTGAAATGATAATCAAGCCGCTGAATGCGCTTGTTTCGAATGGCTTCCGCGATCAGGACACGCACCATCTCGTTTCCAGTCGCGTCGCCACGAGCCCGAAGAATCCGACTGCGACTATGCGCAGCCTCCCGCGCAAACGCGAATTTTCCTCCGGACTTGTCGAACTGCGCACCCCAGCGTATGAGTTCTTGTATTCGAGCCGGCCCTTCTTCCACGAGCACCCGCACGGCATCTTTTCGACACAAACCATGCCCGGCCTTGAGCGTGTCCGTGAGGTGAATCGTGACGTCATCCTCCTCGCTCATGGCAACCGCTACTCCTCCTTGCGCGTGGGTGGAGCTGCTCTGAAGGGGATGCCCTTTGGTGAGCACCAGAACACGACCGGCACGACTCAGTTCTAGGGCCGCTCGAAGACCGGCCACGCCGCTCCCGACAACGAGGAAATCCGCTTCGCGGGAAAGATTGGAAGACTTCCGGTGACGCATCGGTTATTTCTTGGTCGATGGTGTGCCGACGCCCGATTGCCGTGCGGCAATGCCGAAAGGGGCGTCACCTTGTAATCCCCGAAGCAAGACGGCTTTCGTGCCAACCCACTGCAGGCGTGAGTGCCCACGTTGACGAAGGCCAGGGTCTTCGAGGTCTTTTTTCCAAACCCCTTGCCAGTGGACGTACACGTCGATGTCGTCATTTTCAATCATGATGCGTTCGACTCTGAATTCAAGCAGGATTTTTTGAAACGCCTCGAAATCACCTTCCGCATCTCCCTGCAGTCGTTCAAGCTGCTCCGTCGGCACCATGAGGGACGTCATGCCTGAGAGGTCCTTCTTCACGTAGGCCTCACGCAGCGACTCGACAGCCTTGTCAATACGAACATAGCGTTCATGATCCTCTGGATATTGCAGAACCTTCGATCCACATCCGGCGCCGGGGATCAGCATGGCGATGAGCATCGCGACACAAGCGGCGGATCGATGGATTGGATAGACGTCCATTCGTGCAGTATAGAAACCGGTCGCAAAGCGGTCAAGGCGCGGCATCGCTCTTTGACTCGACGATCACCATGGGATGTCTCGTCGCGTTGCTTGCATTTTTACATGAAAGCACTTAGACTCGCGTTCCATTGGAGAACTCGCATGGCCAGTGTACTGAAAAAGCGCCGAAAGAAAATGCGCAAGCATAAATATAAAAAGCTGCGCCGGCGTCAAAAGTTCCTTCGTCGAAAAAGTTAAACTCGCCCAGCGCTGTGGGAGGAGGCTCTTGTGCCTGAAGGCAAGAAGGTTCGCATCCGCGTCCGCACGGTCAACTGCGTCTACGTGGGCGATTTCTTGATTCCACCCATGCGCAACCGCGTCTCAGATGCGATCAACGAAGAACAGCGGCTGTTCATCAGCCTGACGGACGTCGTGATCAATGACAAGGACCGCTCGGACTTCGTCGCCATCAACAAGAATCTGATCGAATCGATCGCCCAATTGTAGAAAATCGCCCGCCCGCCCGCTGAGTTTTTCACGCGTGATCGTTCTCTTCGCCTCTCAACGCCAATGTCTCCGAGATGCAAAATTTTAGACGATTCATCCCGTTCCTGAAGCCGTACCTCGGTCGGATGGTTTTGGCCGGACTATTGGTGATGATCGTCGCCGCCATCAATCTTCTACTGTTGAGGCTGGCGGGGCACGTGTGGGATGTCATCACGGTCCACCATGACGTCGAGGGCATGACGCGTCTGATCGGGTGGTTTCTCGCCTTGGTCGTCGTGCAAGGCGTGTGCTCCATGGGACACAGCTACCTGACCGCCTGGGTGTCCCAACGCATCGTCGCTGACTTTCGTATTCACCTGTTTTCTCATCTTCAACGACTCTCCGTCAGCTTTTTCACCAAAAGGCGTACCGGTGAATTGCTGTCTCGTCTCATGAACGACGTGACCGTGATCCAGTCGATCACGACGGATACTCCTATCGACACGGCGAAACAACTCGTGACCTTGATCGGCGGGATCGGATTTCTTTTGGTCATGAATTGGCGGCTCTGTCTGTTGATTCTGATTCTGCTTCCGCTGCTGGTGCTGGTCGCACGGTTGTTCGGCCGCCGTCTTAAATCCCTTTCAACGTCAATACAGGACCAAACCGCAGCGCTCAGTACCGTCATCGAAGAAGTGATTTCCGGTATCCGCATCGTCAAGTCGTTCGTACAGACCGACCGTGAACAAGGGCGGTTCTCCGATCACATAGAGAAGGCGCTTCAACTGACCATGACGCGGGCAGGTATCATGGCCCTGTTCATTCCCGTCATCAGTCTCTTGACGTTTTCAGCGGCTGCAGCGGTTCTCTGGTACGGAGGGGCACAAGTGATTGATGGCACCGTGTCGGCCGGCGATCTCTTTGCGTTCGTACTCTTTGCCGGTATTCTAATCGGCCCATTCAGTTCGGCCGCGAGAGTCTTTGCGCAATTACGAGAGGCACAAGGAGCCACCCAACGAGTCTTTGAAATTCTCGATGCACGATCCGAAGTCTCAGACAGGCCAGGAGCGACCTCCGTAACGACAATCACGGGACGGTTGCAGCTCGAACAGGTCGGCTTTCATTACGACCTGCGCCAACCGGTGCTCATGGATATTTCCTTTGAGGCGCAACCTGGAGAATGCATCGCGATAGTGGGGCCAACCGGTTCAGGGAAAAGCACGCTCATGAATCTTCTTCATCGGTTTTATGATCCGACGCAAGGGGTGATTCGCGTCGACGGACGGGATCTTCGAGATATCTCTCT
This window harbors:
- a CDS encoding ABC transporter ATP-binding protein — its product is MQNFRRFIPFLKPYLGRMVLAGLLVMIVAAINLLLLRLAGHVWDVITVHHDVEGMTRLIGWFLALVVVQGVCSMGHSYLTAWVSQRIVADFRIHLFSHLQRLSVSFFTKRRTGELLSRLMNDVTVIQSITTDTPIDTAKQLVTLIGGIGFLLVMNWRLCLLILILLPLLVLVARLFGRRLKSLSTSIQDQTAALSTVIEEVISGIRIVKSFVQTDREQGRFSDHIEKALQLTMTRAGIMALFIPVISLLTFSAAAAVLWYGGAQVIDGTVSAGDLFAFVLFAGILIGPFSSAARVFAQLREAQGATQRVFEILDARSEVSDRPGATSVTTITGRLQLEQVGFHYDLRQPVLMDISFEAQPGECIAIVGPTGSGKSTLMNLLHRFYDPTQGVIRVDGRDLRDISLESWYRQVALVPQETVLFGGTILDNIRYGNQEASEKAVEEASRAAHAHDFITAFPDAYQTVVGEKGINLSGGQRQRIAIARAILKNSRVLLLDEATSALDSESERLVQEAFERLMTGKTTFVVAHRLTTIQRADRILVLNQGRIVETGTHGDLLGRKGLYHYLYTLRLNELPA
- the nadB gene encoding L-aspartate oxidase, with protein sequence MRHRKSSNLSREADFLVVGSGVAGLRAALELSRAGRVLVLTKGHPLQSSSTHAQGGVAVAMSEEDDVTIHLTDTLKAGHGLCRKDAVRVLVEEGPARIQELIRWGAQFDKSGGKFAFAREAAHSRSRILRARGDATGNEMVRVLIAEAIRNKRIQRLDYHFTIDLVVESGRCGGALVLDEHSGKRFILPAKAVVLSTGGAGQLYARTTNPANATGDGMAMALRAGAVLQDMEFIQFHPTALYLPSSPPFLLSEAMRGEGARLRNTKGELFMDRYHPMGALAPRDIVSRAIWAEMAATKARHVYLDVTHLGSHFIKRRFPTIYATCLRYDIDITEEWIPVSPSAHYVMGGAWTDLHGATTVPGLFAAGEVACSGVHGANRLASNSLLEGLVFGARAAGAAMDYAARHAVPSLAAHEAALRSEHLGSVEDVEKIRSSLRRTMWGQVGVIRSGESLIRACAQLSRWAQITAQPFSSRAALEVKNMIQVGQCIAEAALWRENSVGAHYRSDFPQEKRAGWQEHSRLSIDSAFSEKRSRKSQGLLLTLRGRTG
- a CDS encoding aminotransferase class IV, which gives rise to MWIYLNDRFLQERDARISVFDHGFLYGDGVYETLRSYGDAIFMREHHLARLRRSADSIGIAVPVLDWPNLLHEAMTLNDVGNERHDAYIRITLSRGPGDIGLDPALCPTPTLVIMSKALVRPSLKAYADGMSIIVAATRRNLSTALDPRIKATNFLNNIMAKREAILAGASDAVMLNGNAHLTECTVSNIFFVKDGKLCTPSLTCGILDGITREIVLSLGTEAGIPIEEGIFDAQMLSQADECFLTNTSMEIMPVTQVDGRLVGSGHPGPLTIKLQHLFAANRGRFTAK
- a CDS encoding transglycosylase SLT domain-containing protein, which gives rise to MTMSISAYVCLLARKGRRTSIGLLVASFLIWGCADQISAEIYQYVGPNGTISLTNVPSDARYRRFEMDAAQFPSVISERELEPLIRRHSTQQQLHPALIRAVIKAESNFDPRAVSRAGAIGLMQLMPQTAIRMDVRDLYDPEDNVAGGTRYLRQLLDRFHGNLPLALAAYNAGESVVERYQALPPIAETRQYVKKVLRYYRTFLVRDGVITERPISRYAPARSVAAPETSEIVSR
- a CDS encoding AURKAIP1/COX24 domain-containing protein, whose amino-acid sequence is MASVLKKRRKKMRKHKYKKLRRRQKFLRRKS